In Rhizophagus irregularis chromosome 30, complete sequence, a genomic segment contains:
- a CDS encoding uncharacterized protein (SECRETED:cutsite_VKS-SI; SECRETED:prob_0.9139); SECRETED:SignalP(1-21): MRLYFGFLLLIILLTILPVKSSIIYEEPQPETPSTPRVLNTDFYDDGTIVVQIIRVNDTTPLKICLEENLSIRVIYPNGTIKGFDIPSDTLNIQSFNFCLYQNQSPLRFYAIKTNTLLFITYVVALDVNNPYTYEDWGMVIDLDGKIFSIINLGASFVNTTTNEWLPAQDSITLNVHRDNGFIRVAPITNTTSILLNQYKINENGEVQLIAETYMNYTTTPIENFANFATTDGYAIIYPNDTRICGIFLENGNPEVQVPFILYQIQSPLSKVIFLSCDVTRVGFGQTCILVLNTEPATVQNTFVKIDFLSKGSVYNITTFQYTSNLNVKDFGMKSLRYGGYFLFSTELNINDKTKLNLYGYIMDDYGNLYNWTIPYPTTTNFNGDVLVLSNNTLVIPQPEFEQTWSLITTDLYKIEGARDHGYGNLHIFSTTPKINDIINPSEIKFLIIKFYDKVDLSPNRNVTILQDDGSEHGIIRQVTSASGDFVRFIDDYTIGISVIDSTFNQPNTMYYILIDDGFVKSKVLQEPIIGIQITAWNFMTISNSGSIKDVYEKKVYSSSIDGKVRLTEMGTSYFKSFKHDKIKVREFFDNLTQELAKAIPVGPERITNNGEYKIDTSVLPERYILYINIKKAKKKTDMPVNLVDDLDTLIKYKIITVIGSGKYSIYLDDKYGYVTYITIQRWIDENLGSLLGTIALNALLLLISYLRKMFAIYTCGNAIEKFVAVIFFIIVDAPIVENIFIISIFFVIFPFIVNLRFAYKIIIDELKRNDFQILLKEFKELKDDLLKEGNDSIVEKESEKDNNTNEIINKINHIKNVNKLTKEAVIVRKELTRIKGELKEVCDLTKELEIVNELIETLENSDKREVKIIVEKLKKINNLIEELIQVEDSTEELKIIKHLDELNKIIDELKKVNDNEIELEEDNEEIGREFAKELNKIKELIEELKESEKLKEQLFKVEVLMKGLEEKELINELENLNNFKKELQIININELKEEIKELNNHAEFTAGHIKEIVIKNDDSIKEEDIKDEEKVQLEKKYRNFSKWLRDYKDNKTIIIIFMILAGVDVTHLELLGSKLRIRIKNLSTRNIDINFNAKLSYAAKDDLFWGDVTNVFIEDIPTIFLQGFYISRVISFGFTPVYIISTSIIHLFTNMYYIYKYKN; this comes from the exons ATGAGGTTATATTttggttttcttttattaattattttattgacaaTATTGCCAGTAAAATCATCCATTATATATGAAGAACCACAACCCGAAACCCCTTCAACACCTCGCGTGTTAAATACAGATTTTTATGATGATGGCACGATAGTCGTTCAAATTATTCGTGTAAACGATACTACCCCACTTAAAATTTGTTTAGAGGAAAACTTATCAATTCGTGTTATTTATCCCAATGGAACAATTAAAGGATTTGATATTCCATCGGATACGTTAAATATACAATCTTTCAATTTTTGCCTTTATCAAAATCAAAGCCCTCTTAGATTTTACGCTATAAAAACCAAtactcttttatttataacttatGTGGTAGCTTTAGATGTAAATAATCCTTATACTTATGAAGATTGGGGAATGGTTATCGATTTagatggaaaaatttttagtataattaatttaggtGCATCCTTTGTTAATACTACTACTAACGAATGGTTGCCCGCTCAAGATTCTATTACATTAAATGTTCATCGTGATAACGGATTTATCCGTGTGGCACCTATAACGAATACTACTTCAATATTGCTGAATCAATACAAAAT aaatgaaAATGGTGAAGTTCAACTTATTGCAGAAACGTACATGAATTATACGACGACCCcaattgaaaattttgcaaattttgcAACAACAGACGGATACGCGATTATTTATCCTAATGATACGCGAATATGTGgcatttttttagaaaatggaAATCCAGAAGTGCAAGTACCatttattctttatcaaaTTCAAAGTCCATtatcaaaagttatttttctttcttgtgATGTTACTAGAGTAGGATTTGGTCAAACTTGTATACTAGTTTTAAATACTGAACCAGCAACAGTTCAAAACACGTttgttaaaattgattttctttCAAAGGGAagtgtatataatattacaactttTCAATACACTTCTAATCTTAACGTTAAAGATTTTGGTATGAAGTCATTACGTTATGGAGGTTATTTCTTATTTAGCACAGaactaaatataaatgataaaactAAACTTAATCTTTATGGTTATATTATGGATGACTATGGTAATCTTTATAATTGGACTATACCATATCCTACTACAACAAATTTTAATGGGGATGTTTtagttttatcaaataatacaCTCGTAATTCCTCAACCGGAATTTGAACAAACTTGGAGTTTAATCACCACTGATTTGTACAAGATCGAGGGTGCACGTG ATCATGGTTATGGAAATTTACATATCTTCAGCACAACTCcgaaaattaatgatattataaatccATCTGAAATTAAATTccttataattaaattttatgataaagttGATTTATCACCTAATCGTAATGTTACAATTCTACAAGATGATGGTTCTGAACATGGTATTATACGTCAAGTTACTTCTGCAAGCGGAGATTTTGTAAGATTTATTGATGATTATACTATTGGAATCTCAGTGATTGATAGTACTTTTAATCAGCCTAATAcaatgtattatattttaattgatgaCGGTTTTGTAAAGAGTAAAGTACTTCAAGAGCCTATCATTGGCATACAAATTACTGCTTGGAATTTTATGACAA TTAGTAATTCAGGAAGCATTAAAGATgtgtatgaaaaaaaagtttactcATCTAGCATTGATGGAAAAGTTCGATTGACAGAGATGGGAACCAGTTACTTCAAAAGCTTTAAACATGACAAAATTAAAGttagagaattttttgataatttaacaCAAGAATTGGCCAAAGCAATCCCTGTTGGTCCAGAACGAATAACTAACAATGGagaatataaaattgatactTCAGTTTTACCTGAacgatatattttatatattaatattaaaaaagctaAGAAGAAAACTGATATGCCAGTTAATCTTGTTGATGATTTAGATactttaataaagtataaaattattactgtTATTGGCTCTGggaaatattcaatatatttggATGATAAATATGGATATGTAACATATATAACTATAC aaaggTGGATAGATGAAAATTTGGGTAGCCTTCTTGGAACAATTGCATTAAATGCCTTATTGTTGTTAATTTCttatttg agaAAAATGTTTGCAATTTACACATGTGGAAATGCTATTGAAAAGTTTGTGGCAGTAATCTTCTTTATTATTGTAGATGCACCAAttgttgaaaatatttttattataag TATTTTCTTTGTAATATTTCCATTTATTGTAAACTTAAGAtttgcatataaaattataattgatgaACTTAAgagaaatgattttcaaatattattaaaagaatttaaagaacttAAAGATGACTTACTAAAAGAAGGCAACGATTCTATAGTAGAAAAAGAGTCAGAAAAAGACAACAATACAAAtgagataataaataaaattaatcatataaaaaatgttaacaaACTTACGAAAGAAGCAGTAATAGTCAGAAAAGAGTTAACAAGAATTAAAGGAGAATTAAAGGAAGTCTGTGATCTCACGAAAGAATTAGAAATTGTTAATGAACTTATAGAAACATTAGAGAACTCAGATAAAAGGgaagtaaaaattattgtggaaaaattgaaaaaaattaacaatctTATAGAAGAATTAATACAAGTTGAAGATTCTacagaagaattaaaaattattaaacatttagatgaacttaataaaataatagatgaATTGAAAAAAGTTAATGATAACGAAATAGAATTGGAAgaagataatgaagaaattggCAGAGAATTtgcaaaagaattaaataaaattaaagagcttattgaagaattaaaagaaagtgAAAAACTTAAAGAGCAATTATTTAAAGTTGAAGTTCTTATGAAAGGattagaagaaaaagaactgataaatgaattagaaaaccttaacaactttaaaaaagaattacaaataattaacattaatgagcttaaagaagaaataaaagaacttaACAATCATGCAGAATTTACAGCAGgacatataaaagaaattgttataaaaaatgatgatagtaTAAAGGAAGAGGATATAAAAGATGAAGAAAAAGTTCAGCTGGAAAAGAAATAtcgaaatttttcaaaatggttaagagattataaagataataaaacaattataataatattcatgatACTAGCAGGAGTTGATGTTACACATTTAGAATTGCTTGGATCAAAGTTAcgaattagaattaaaaatcttaGTACTCGAAATATTGacattaattttaatgctAAATTATCTTATGCAGCAAAAGATGATTTATTTTGGGGAGATGTCACTAATGTTTTCATTGAAGATATTCCTACAATATTTCTTCAG ggTTTTTATATAAGTCGAGTTATATCATTTGGTTTCACTCCTGTATACATTATTTCAACATCTATTATACATCTTTTTACTAacatgtattatatatataaatataaaaattaa